A genomic window from Cupriavidus basilensis includes:
- a CDS encoding MFS transporter yields MAQAEQRARAAGAGRVSETRFGLFYLGYYGYVGVISPYVSLFFAGRGFSPVQIGVLMACFQVSRIVGPYFWGWLSDVMHTRVRLLRLAAVTSLLAFLMVPGVTSYGAMMAMMIGLNLITSAMSPLGDALTISTLRRYGAFDYRYGRIRMFGSAGFIVAVLLGGALFERYGMEVFPWLASTMLALFLVVVFGMHDAPDDGPRVKPPPALPLLRRPDVSWFFGSAFLMMFAHAALYVFYSLYLEQLGYSKLAIGVMWTIGVVAEIVFFFFQGRLFASVPLRTILAGTFVLAAIRFGLTGYFARLSWLMALVQVLHAATFGAHHSASLKRLQRWFAGPLQGRGQALYTGLSYGLGGTCGGLAMGWTWKALGPAHTFGLAALAAAGGALCAFMTFRTEAASDAKAQAATAGR; encoded by the coding sequence TTGGCGCAGGCGGAACAACGCGCCCGCGCCGCGGGTGCCGGGCGTGTCTCCGAGACGCGCTTTGGCCTGTTTTATCTTGGCTACTACGGCTACGTCGGCGTCATCTCACCCTATGTGAGCCTGTTCTTCGCCGGGCGCGGTTTTTCCCCGGTGCAGATCGGCGTGCTGATGGCCTGCTTCCAGGTCAGCCGCATCGTCGGCCCGTATTTCTGGGGCTGGCTGTCCGATGTGATGCATACCCGCGTGCGCCTGCTGCGCCTGGCCGCCGTGACATCCTTGCTGGCGTTCCTGATGGTGCCCGGCGTCACCAGCTACGGCGCAATGATGGCGATGATGATCGGGCTGAACCTGATCACCAGCGCCATGTCTCCGCTGGGCGACGCGCTCACCATCTCCACGCTGCGCCGCTACGGCGCCTTCGATTACCGCTACGGGCGCATCCGCATGTTCGGCTCGGCCGGCTTTATCGTGGCCGTGCTGCTGGGCGGGGCGCTGTTCGAGCGCTACGGCATGGAGGTGTTCCCGTGGCTGGCGAGCACCATGCTGGCGCTGTTCCTGGTGGTGGTGTTCGGCATGCACGATGCGCCCGACGACGGGCCGCGCGTCAAGCCACCGCCGGCGCTGCCGCTGCTGCGCCGTCCCGATGTGAGCTGGTTCTTCGGCTCGGCGTTCCTGATGATGTTCGCCCACGCCGCGCTGTACGTGTTCTATTCGCTGTACCTGGAGCAGCTTGGCTACAGCAAGCTTGCCATCGGCGTGATGTGGACCATCGGCGTGGTGGCCGAGATCGTTTTCTTTTTTTTCCAGGGGCGGTTGTTCGCAAGCGTACCGTTGCGCACCATCCTGGCCGGCACCTTCGTGCTGGCCGCGATCCGCTTCGGCCTGACCGGCTACTTTGCCCGGTTGTCATGGCTGATGGCGCTGGTGCAGGTGCTGCACGCGGCCACCTTCGGCGCGCACCATAGCGCTAGCCTGAAGCGCCTGCAGCGCTGGTTCGCGGGTCCCCTGCAGGGGCGCGGCCAGGCCCTTTACACAGGCCTTTCCTACGGCCTTGGCGGCACCTGCGGCGGGCTGGCGATGGGGTGGACGTGGAAGGCGCTCGGACCCGCTCATACGTTCGGGCTGGCGGCATTGGCGGCGGCGGGCGGCGCGCTGTGCGCGTTCATGACGTTCCGTACGGAAGCGGCTTCCGACGCCAAGGCGCAAGCCGCCACGGCCGGGCGCTGA
- a CDS encoding NAD(P)/FAD-dependent oxidoreductase, with amino-acid sequence MEQVDCVVIGAGVVGLAVARQLAMQGREVIILEAENAFGTITSARNSEVIHAGIYYPAGSLKAAMCVRGKAMLYDYCASHHIQHQRCGKLIVATTEAQVATLEAIRAKAAANGVHDLQLLSQAEAQALEPNLQCRAALLSASTGIVDSHGLMLALLGDAENAGAMLAVQSPVASGAVMPDGIRLDVGSQDEAAGTTLLARTVINSAGLSAPALARSIEGMPGAHVPPQYYAKGCYFTLAGRAPFSRLIYPVPEAAGLGVHLTIDLGGQARFGPNVRWIDEIEYGVDPADADSFYGEVRNYWPGLADGALQPGYAGIRPKISGPGEPAADFRIDGPATHGVPGLVNLFGIESPGLTSSLALAEHVASLL; translated from the coding sequence ATGGAACAAGTAGATTGCGTGGTAATCGGCGCGGGCGTAGTGGGCCTGGCCGTGGCGAGACAACTAGCCATGCAGGGCCGCGAAGTCATCATCCTGGAAGCCGAGAACGCCTTCGGCACCATTACCAGCGCACGTAACAGCGAAGTGATCCACGCCGGCATCTACTATCCGGCCGGCTCGCTCAAGGCCGCGATGTGCGTGCGCGGCAAGGCCATGCTGTACGACTACTGCGCCTCGCACCACATCCAGCACCAGCGCTGCGGCAAGCTGATCGTAGCCACCACCGAGGCCCAGGTCGCCACGCTGGAAGCCATCCGGGCCAAGGCCGCGGCCAATGGCGTGCATGACCTGCAGTTGCTCAGCCAGGCCGAGGCGCAGGCGCTGGAGCCAAACCTGCAATGCCGCGCCGCCCTGCTCTCTGCGTCCACCGGCATCGTCGACAGCCATGGCCTGATGCTGGCCTTGCTGGGCGACGCCGAGAACGCCGGCGCCATGCTGGCGGTGCAGTCGCCCGTAGCCAGCGGCGCCGTGATGCCGGATGGTATCCGCCTCGACGTGGGCAGCCAGGACGAGGCGGCCGGCACCACGCTACTGGCCCGCACCGTGATCAATTCGGCCGGCCTGAGCGCGCCAGCGCTGGCGCGCAGCATCGAAGGCATGCCTGGCGCACATGTTCCGCCGCAGTACTACGCCAAAGGCTGCTACTTCACGCTGGCCGGGCGCGCGCCCTTCTCGCGCCTGATCTACCCGGTGCCGGAGGCTGCCGGCCTGGGTGTGCACCTGACGATTGACCTCGGCGGCCAGGCGCGCTTCGGCCCCAATGTGCGCTGGATAGATGAGATCGAGTACGGCGTGGACCCGGCCGATGCCGACAGCTTCTACGGTGAAGTACGGAATTACTGGCCGGGACTGGCCGATGGCGCGCTGCAGCCAGGCTATGCCGGCATCCGCCCCAAGATCAGCGGCCCGGGCGAGCCCGCGGCGGATTTCCGCATCGATGGCCCAGCCACCCATGGCGTGCCGGGGCTGGTCAACCTGTTCGGCATCGAGTCGCCCGGGCTGACCTCGTCGCTGGCGCTGGCCGAGCACGTGGCAAGCCTGCTGTGA
- a CDS encoding FadR/GntR family transcriptional regulator, producing the protein MTILSRPASLAARIADALRADIAAGRFAAGARLPAEAALGETFGVSRPIVREAIAQLKADGLLVTRKGSGAYVSDMPGGQVWRMAPELQGGPTPAQLFELRMVVECACAEMAALRRTEEDLQAIRAALAAMREHAKDFTSAAAADVAFHHAIAQAAHNPCFTGLTDFVGQHMLAARQTAWENAARFRGGSQGADSEHTVLVEAIAAGNASAARQAARRHLGAAAKRMGLTLS; encoded by the coding sequence ATGACCATCCTGAGCCGCCCCGCCTCGCTTGCCGCACGCATCGCCGACGCACTGCGCGCCGACATCGCGGCCGGCCGCTTTGCCGCCGGCGCCCGGCTCCCGGCCGAAGCCGCCCTTGGCGAGACCTTTGGCGTGAGCCGCCCCATCGTCCGTGAGGCCATTGCACAACTGAAGGCGGACGGGCTGCTGGTCACGCGCAAAGGCTCGGGTGCCTATGTGTCGGACATGCCCGGTGGTCAGGTATGGCGCATGGCCCCCGAACTGCAAGGCGGCCCAACCCCGGCCCAGCTGTTCGAGTTGCGCATGGTGGTGGAATGCGCCTGCGCCGAAATGGCCGCGCTGCGCCGCACCGAGGAGGACCTGCAAGCCATCCGCGCCGCGCTGGCCGCGATGCGCGAGCACGCCAAGGATTTCACCAGCGCCGCAGCCGCCGACGTAGCGTTCCACCACGCCATCGCGCAGGCCGCGCACAACCCCTGCTTCACCGGCCTGACCGATTTTGTTGGCCAGCACATGCTGGCGGCGCGGCAAACCGCCTGGGAAAACGCCGCCCGCTTTCGCGGCGGCTCGCAAGGCGCGGACAGCGAGCACACCGTGCTGGTGGAGGCCATTGCCGCCGGCAACGCCAGCGCGGCGCGCCAGGCCGCACGCAGGCACCTCGGCGCGGCAGCCAAGCGCATGGGGCTGACTTTGAGTTAA